In Gemmatimonadaceae bacterium, the genomic stretch TGATGCGGCCGTCCTGCGGCACGCGACGCTCGGCGATGTTGAGCTGCGCCATGATCTTGAAGCGCGAGATGAGCGCCGCCTTGAGCTTGAGGGGCGGCTTCATCACTTCCTGCAGCGCCCCGTCGATGCGATAGCGAACGCGCAGCTCGTGCTCGAAACACTCGAAGTGGATGTCGGACGCGCCCCGTTTGACCGCGTCGGTCAGGATCGCGTTGATCAGCTTGACGACCGGCGCATCATCGACCGCCGCGGCCAGGGCGGCCGCGGAGACATCCTCTTCCTGCTCCTCGACGACCTCGACATCTCCTTCGAGATTGATGTCGTCGAGGAGCGACTTCATGTTCTGGTCGCCCTGGTCGTACTGCTTGTCGATGACGTTGCGGAGCGTGAACTCACCCGCCAGGACCGGAAAGATGTCGTAGCGGGTGATGAACTTGAGATCTTCCAGGATCCCGAGGTTCGTCGGATCCGCCACCGCCACCGTCAGCGTCCGGCCGTCGCGCTTGAGCGGCAGGACCAGATGCTTGATGGCCTGCTCGGCGGGCACGAGCTTGATGATGCGCGGGTCGACCTCGAACTTCGTGAGGTCGACCGCGGGCATCCGCGACCCGCGCGCCACGTATTTGGTGAGCTCGACCTCGGGGAGGAGCCCAAGCTTCACCAGGGCATAGGCGAAGCTCGTCGAACCCTGTTTGGCTTCCTGACGCGCCCGCTCGTACTGCTCCCTGGTGATCAGTCCATCCCGGAGCAGGGCATCCGCGAGCTTCTCTGGAGCTGCCACCGGTGGCGCTGCCATGTGCGAGTCGGAAGTCGGTGCGAGGACGGAGAAGGCGGCACGGGGCGACGCCGGCAAGGCTCGGCGTGCGCCGTTCAGGGACGTATGCGACACCGGGGACGCCGCAACGGGCGTCCCGGATGACACACGAGAGGGACGCATCGACCGACCGAAGGTCACGTGCGGGGCCAGCCGCGCCAGCAACCTCGGACCGAGCCCTTTCACCTCACCGAGCGCCTGAAGAGTTGCGTAGGGTCCGTGAGCCTGGCGGTGCTCCACGATGCGACGGGCGAGCGAGGGGCCGACGCCAGGCAGGGCAACCAGCTCGGGCACGCCCGCCATGTTGACGTCGACCCGCACCGTCGAGCGCTGATCGTCAGGCGCTGCCCGCGTCGCCGTGGGTGCGCGGACGCTCCCTGGGTCCAGCGCGCCGGCCGGAGTCCGCTCGCGCCGCGGTCCGGCGACAGAATCGGCTGGAGGCGTGCCCGCGACCTTCGCGCGCTTCCTGGACCTCTTTCGGTCATCCAGACGGGCGCTGTCGAGGCGAGCGCGGTGCTCGCGCAACTCGGGCGCTTCCGTTGCCTGTCGCCCTGCGTGATTGGACACGGCGCGGAAGCCGACGCCCAGGGCGAGCAGGAGTCCGAGCACGAGATGCAGGCGATCCACCTTCATGGGCATGCGACAAGCTCGCGCGGCCAAAGGCCGGTCGCGCCATCGATTCCTTGCGCCCGGTGTCGATTGGTTGCAATCTCGCGCCGCCCCGTCGAACGGGTGCGCTCCTTCACCCACCCTCCGGTGAGCGACGACAGGACCACGCCGCAGGTGCGATCCCTGCTCCTCGCGAACCTGCTGACGTTCCTCGCCAGCGTGACGGGCGTCGCCTACGGCCTGTTCATCGCGCGGCCCGAGGACAACGTCGTCGCGATCGCGTGGCCGGCGAGCGCGGTGGCGTTCACAGTGATTGCGCTCTACGGCTGGCGCCTCTTCCCCGGGGTGGCCGCGGGAACGTTTGTCGCCGCCATTCTCGACAAGCAGCCGCTCGTTGGGGCGTTGGCGTTGATGCTGCCGACCGCCATCGAGGTCGCGATTGCGCGCGCACTGATCCGACCGTCCCGCATCGACCTGCAATTCCGCAGCAGCGGCGATTCAATCCGCCTGGCGCTGATCGCCGCACTGGGCAGCATGGGCGGCGCGGCGTGCGGGGTGCTGATCCTGTTCGTCCTGGGCGAACTGCCGCGCGATGGCATGCTCCGGGCGTTCGGGTCCTGGTCGCTCGGCGACGCGATCGGAATCCTCGCGTTCGGCCCGCCGCTGCTGCTCTGGCTGCAGAACCGGGATCCCATCGCGCGGCCGCGGCGCCTCGAGTTCGCGGCGATGATCGCCGGCACGCTGTTCCTGAGCGGGTTCGTGCTCTTCTCGTACGAACTCGGGACTTCGTCACGTGTGGTGGCGATGTGGATCGCGCTCTTCCCGATGCTGCTGTGGATGAGCGTTCGCGCCGAACTGCGGGTGGCTGCGGTGCTCGTGGCCGTGTTGACCATCGCGGCGACCCTCGGTGTGTGGCACGGGACCGGAGCGCTCGCCAGCCCGAGCGGCGCTGTGCGAGTGGTCGACGTGCAGGCCTTCCATGTCATGACGGTACTCATGGTCCTGGTGGGCGCGTCGTCGATGTCGGCGCGAGAACGCGCGTTGCGCCGGTCGCAGGACACCGAACGCAAGCTCTCACTGGTGTTCGAGGGGACGCGCGACGCACAGGTACTCTACGAGATCGGCGCCGACGGCGAGCCGCGCGTGCTGATGGCCAACCGTGCCTGGCTTTCGGCAATGGCTGCACTCCGGGGCGGCACGGGCGAGCGCGACCTCCTCGGCCGCACGGTCGACGAGAATCGCCGGCAGGTCGGGGGTCCTGCCGAGACGGCGGCAGCGCACCGTGCGCGGATGGACGAGGCCATCACACGTGGCGACGTGGTCGTGTACGAGATGACGGCGCCAAGCCCCATCGGGGAACGGAGCGTGCTGACCACGCTGGTGCCCATGCGTGAGGGTGAGCGCACACAGTACCTGCTCTCCACCGCCCGCGACGTCACCGAAACACGCGCATCGGAGCGACAACTGCGGGAGAGCGAAGTCCGCTTTGCCGCTGTGTCCGACGCGACACATGAGGTGCAGCACCTTTTCGTCGTTGGGCGCGATGGCGAGTTGCGCCTCGTGCATCACAATCGCGCCGCGCGCGAGCTGCAGCAGCAGCTCTGGCCCACCCTGCCGCACCACGCCTCGCTAGGGCTTTCGGCGGAGATGCTGCTGCGTGGCTGGCCGGGCTTCACGGACACGCATCTCGAGCGCAACCTGGGTCACGCGCGCGACGCCAGCGCGTCGGGACTCCTGCAGCGCTTCGAGGAACCGGTCGTCGTTGGAGGTGACGAGTCCTGGTGGGAGGTCACCCTGCTGCCGATCACGAACGAGCACGGGGCCGTCACGCACGTGTTGCGATCGTCGGTGGAAATTTCGGATCGCAAGCGCGCCGAGGAGACCGCGCGCCGTTTCAGCGCCGATCTCGAACGAAGGGTGCTGGAACGTACCGCGCAGCTGGCGATGGCCAACACGGAGCTGGAAGCGTTTGGCTATTCGTTGTCACACGACCTGCGTGCGCCGCTGCGGAGCGTCGAGGGATTCAGCCGGGCGCTGCTCGAGGATCTCGAGGGCGGTGAGACGGCGCATGCCCGCGATCACGCGCGGCGTATCCACCAGGCGGCCCTGCGGATGCAGAGACTGGTGGACGACCTGCTGCGACTCAGTCAGCTCTCCACGCAGCTGATCGAACGTACCATGGTCGACGTGAGCGCCATGGCCGGCGAGATCGCGCGTGAGATCGGGGCGGCACAGCCGGCCCGACAGGTGGCGGTGACCATCGACCCGGGAATGCGATCGCGCGCCGACGCGCGCCTCGTGGCGATCGCGCTCCACAACCTGCTCGACAACGCGTGGAAGTACACCGCGCGCCGCGACGATGGCGCGGTGCACGTTGGGCACATCCGTGACGAGGCCGAGACGCGGATCTTCGTGCGTGACAACGGCGTCGGGTTCGATCCTCGCTATGCCGCGCGCCTGTTCACCCCGTTCCAGCGCCTGCACAAGCCCGAGGAGTTCGAGGGCGCCGGCATCGGGCTCGCCACCGTGCACCGGGTCATCGCCGCGCACGGTGGTCGCGTGTGGGCCGAGAGCGCCCCGGGCGAAGGAGCGACGTTCTGGTTCACGCTCGAGCCGGACCCGCGCGCCGCCACGCCTACGGGCTGAGCAGCGCCCACGCCACGTCGCCCACGATCTTGAGCGAGACGGACGACACCTTGTCGATCGTGTCGTCAGGCGTGTGGTGCCAGGGGAACGCGAGGTCGATCACGTCGATCACCGGCAACCCCTTCGCCAGCAGCGGCACGTGGTCGTCCGTGATCGCGCCGATGTTGTCCGGAGTGAAATACTGCCCGTAGCCCAACTCTCCCGCCACGCGCCAGACCCGCTCCACCACGTCGCCGGCTTTCTCCACCGAGTGCCCTTCCTTGCCGATGGAGAGATCGCGATCGCCGATCATGTCCCACAGCACGCCAAACAACGGCCGGTATCCTGGCGATGGCAGGTGCTCGGCGAAATACGCGGCGCCGACAAGGACATCGGTATCGGGCGGGCCGAACGTGCCGTAGTCCTCACCGTCGGTGAACAGGAAGTCGACCCCGATCGAGGGAGGTGCCTTGACCAGCAGGTCGCCGAGCGCGATGAGCAACGCGACACCCGACGCGCCGTCGTTGGCGCCCGGGACCGGCAGGTGCCGCTGCGACGTGTCGCTCGCGTTCTCGGATCGCGGACGGCTGTCCCAGTGCGCCACGTAGAGTACGCGGTCGGTAAGCTCTGGCCGGTAGCGCGCAAGGATGTTGCGCATCGGCACCGTGTCGCCCGACGCCGTCACGTGCGTCCATCGTTGTTCGATGACGGTGTCCGCGCGCTCGCGCATCATCTGCACGATCCAGTCGCCGGCCTTCTGCGCCGCCTCCGTGCCCGGCACGCGCGGCCCGAATGCCAGTTGCTGGCGCACATACTCCAGCGCCTGTGCGCCGTCGAACGGTCGTGGCGCGGCTGACGGTCGCTCGCAGGCGACGAGCGCGGCGAGGGCCATCGGAACGAAACGTGAGATACTCACCTGCTGGCTCCGGCGAAGAACTGCATCTGAAAGACTGCGGTCAATATGTTCTGCACGATCCGGCGGTTGAAGTTCCGATCGAAGGTGGCGACACGTGAGGCCTGCAGGCTGAACTGCATGGTCTCCGAGAGATCGGTGTCGAAGTTGAGGTTGAAGGCGCGCCGCCCGTTGTCGGTGAGCCGGCTGCGCGCGCCAACGACCGCGGCGTTCGACACGAAGTTCTCGGCCAGCGTCTCCTGGTAGGACAGGCGCGCTCGCAGGGGAGAGTGCAGGCCCCAGGCGGCGGGGAGCCCGAAGGACTTCGCAATGTCCGTCACCAGATCGCTCGAACGTCCCTTGGCCAGGCTGCCGGGGAGCGAGTCCACACGACGCGACCAGGCGTACGTGCCACTGAGCGCGACATTGCCCCACACGGTCACCAGGTTGCCGGTCAGCGGCACGCTGAATTGTTCTGACCGCCGCACCTCGCTGCTCGCCAACCGCAGGTCGCTCGGCGTGGTCCACTCCTGTCGGGCGCGCAGGGCGCGCGCCGTGAGCCCGAGAGACGTGAACATGCCGCGCAGTGCGAGCGGCAGGCCGCTCCAACGCAGGGCAACATCCGGAAAGACCTGCTGCTCCCCTTCGATGCGCGTCGTGCGGTCCTCGCCGCGGCGATTCCAGTGGCGGCTCACGGTCCGTTGCGCGCGCTGGGTGATTGACACGCCGCCGCCCAGCGCGAAGGCGTTGGTCACGACGTAGTCGGTACTGGCTCCGGCATTGGCCGCGACGAACCCGCGCAGTGAACGGAAACCGTCGACAGGGCCGAGGCCGAACTGAAAGCCGAGTCCGGGGGCCACGGGGACGCCGTCGTATGAGGCCAGCTGGTTCCGCGTCACGGTCACATCGAACGGTCGGATCACCCGTGCCATTCGGGCCCAGGCGGAGCTGTCGCCGAGCCACGCACCGATGCCGAGCCCCGGATCGATCGTCGCCGCGGCCGTGAGATACTGCGTGTTCCCTGTGCGCCTGACGAGTGCCGGCGGTGCACCGAGTGGGTCATCGGACGACACGGCGAGCGAGCGGTTGTTCGGGTCGCGGAGCATGCCGTAGGTGGAGCCCAGGGCCAGGCGGGGCCTGATCCACGCCTGGACCGCCGGAGCAAAGGTGACGGAACTCGTCATCGTGCGCTCACGCTCGAGCCCAACGTCGACGCCGAGCAGGCTCCCCCGCTCGCGTCGCGCAGCGAGCGCATTCGGCGACGATCCGTCGTAGCTCCGGAGGTCGTGCACCGTCGCCACATCCCATCTGGCCGTGACCGCCGGCAGCAGCTTCCACTCGAGCACGCTCGACGACTGCCAGAGCGTCTGGTCGCTGGTGACGCGCGTCTCGGCATCGTCAGCGGCATCGGCCGGCTTGAGGAACGCAGATCGCCGATCGTCCGCGGAGACGAGCGACGAGGTCACGCGCACGTAGCTGGGTGACAACCGTAGCATCGTGGTAGCGCCGAGGAGGTTCAGGGGAATGCCTCCCGCGTCGGGTCGCGGCGCCGCGGGGGTATCGAAGAACCCCGTACTCGCCACGTCGAACCCGAAACGCATGTCGCGCAGCGCCGCGTCCTGGTATTCGGTCCGGTGGCTGGCGAGCGTCGCGGAGCCGTCGACGACGACGTTGTTCAGCGCGGCGAGATACCACGGACCTTCGGCCTCGGTACGCCGGACGTTGATGCCGATGCTGGTACTGCGCTCGCGCGGCGAGCGGAGCCCGGCCACGGAGGCGCCGCGAATGTCACTCCGTGTGAGGAACTCGGGGCCCGCGTGTGACGCGCGATGCGAGATGGTGAGCGGGATCGCGAGTCCGAGGCCCGGTGGCAGCGAGCGATCCAGCCGCCACGTCGCCGAGACCTCCAGGTCGTCGTTGGTGAGGAATGACGGCGCCTCGCCCAGTTGCCGGAAGTTTGGGTCTCGCCGCCGCATCGACACCCTGAGCGATCCGACATCGCCGGCGCTCAGCGTGGCGCTCACCTCCCCGGCGTACCCGATCGTGCTGACGAGGTCCGCCAGGCGGATGTCGTCCACCCACACCTCGGCGGTGTCGGCCGGAAACAGCGGGTCGGTGCCGCGCAGTGAATCCACGCGAATGATGCCCACGGCCAGCTCCTGCACCGCCGCAAGGTTGGGCGGTGTCACGGCTGGGTCCACCGTGTACACCATGTATCCGTCTTCACACGCGGCCAGTCGGCGCGCTCGCAACCCCATCGGTGGTGCGCTGCGCGCAATGATCACCGAGTCGACGCCGGTGCAGGTGCTCGACGTGGAGTCGCCGCGAAGGAAGGCCTCCTGCAGGCGCGCCCGCAACGCATAGAAGCGGTCGAAGCGCACGCGCACCTCGGGCTCCCACGCCGCGCGCGTCGTGCCTGACGAGGCCGGCGCGCGGTAGAGGTAGAAGTTGTCGGCGTCGCGGCCGAGCTTCACGAACACCTGCAGGTCGCTCACCTGCCCCCACCCGCGTCCACGGCCCCGGGCCCACAGGCGCAGTTCCCGGTAGCCCATGAAGCTCCGTTGTCCCTCAGGAAACCTGAAGAACGCCTCGGCGCGCGCGCCGACCTGCAGCTGCGTGGACAGGAGCCGAAGCGAACGCTCGTTGACCTGCTGCTGCTGGCTGCCAAACACCGATGAGGACTGATCGGGAGCGTCAGTGACGCCGGGCGGCGATTCGTAGAAGATGCCGCGCGTGGTGTCCCGGTCCTGCGTGCCGATCGTGGACGCGATGACGGTGCCGGTCAGCGACGTGCGTGTCCCGGCCACGCCCTCGATCGGTCGATCCGCGCGCTTGAGCCACGGCGCTCCGGCCACGCGCAGACGGGCGATCGGTGTCATCGAAAAGGCCGCGTCATCGAGCTGTTCGCCGGACACCACGGTGAGGCGCAGCGCGCGAATGCGTCGGATCGCCGGACCACCTCCGGTGGAGTCCGTCGGCGTGCCGAACGGGAGCCGCACGTGCACCCAGCACAGTCGTGCATCGGCCGGGATGCCACCGTTCACGTCGCGCACGACGGCCCCGCACTTGCCGACGCGTGTGTAGGCGCGCGTGTCGGCGAGGTTCACCACGAACCGCCGCACACGCTCGTTCTCGCGCTCGGCCGCACTGAAGTTCAGGGCGTTGTCCTGGTCGATGTCCTCCTCGTCGAGCCGCCCGTTGTGCGCCGTGCAGTTGCCCTGATTGTCGCCGAGTGGTCGCGTGCGGGAGCGACCGACGGTGCAGATCGCCACGTTGGAGTGCACGACCGGCTCCGGCGGACGCACGACCAGCAGCCGTTCGATCACGTCGCCGGCAAGGCCAAGGTCGTTCACGTCGGCGTTGAAGGCGCGGGAGAACGGATCCCGTTCGCTGTCGAGGCGATCATAGCCTTCGAGGTGACGTCCGAGGTACAGGGAGTCCGCGCCGCTGACGACGACGCTGTCGGGGCCCACGGCCACGGTGTTCTCCGACGGATCGCCGAAGTCGAACACCAGCGTCGGGTTGCGTCCCCGGCGCACTGCCGAGGTATCGACCAGCGTCCAGAACTCGAGGTGCTCGCCGCGGGACAGGTCGATGCCGCTCCCGGCCACACCGAACGTGGTCCGGATCGAGCGCCAACGGCGCCCGCCCAGGGTGGATCCGGTTTGCCACGCGTAGCGATTCCGCGTCGCGTCGTACTTGCCACCGATCGACAGAGGATAGAGCGAGAGCCAGAGGATCTGCTCTACAGCCGCAATGCCGGTGCCGGCGAGCGCGGCCTGCGGGTCGATATCCTGGATCGTGAACTGCACCAGGCGCCCGTCCAGCCCGGTGCCCGAGTTCTGCCAGGCCAGCGACGTCGCACGCATCGTGTCGAGGGTGCTGGCGCCGACTCGCGCACCGAGCACGCGACCGAGCGCCGGCTGCGACCCGAGCAGCCACTGCGCATCGAGCAGGTTCACATTGACGCTGCCCTCGTTGTCGAAGTCGAAGATGTAGGCCTGCTGGCCTTTGCGTTGTCGCGGTTGTGAAACGGCGACTTCGGCGGTCACGTCGAGGCGCGTGGTGGGCGGCGGCGCCGTCGGGTCGCGCGGCCGGAAGAGGAGCCGCGACAGTCGGGGAAGCTCCCAGCCGATCACGCCCGAGAGTCCCGCCACGACCGCCGCCTGCGGCTCCAGGCCTAACGAGGGCCGAGTGAAGGTCGTGCGCTGCGACTGCGAGATCGCCGTGAAGGCCAGGTGTCCTGATCCGAAGTTCCACAGCGACGACACACCCAGGATCGAGGTCGGCACGGTCGCGAACAGCGGATTTTCCTCGTATCGGACCACCAGCCGGCGCGTCACGCGGGCAAGCGTGTCCGGCCGCAGGAGCACCACGCGCCCCAGCTCGTAATCGATCTCGTAGTCCACGCCCTTGACGAGCGCGCGGCCCTCCAGGGCCAGTCGCTCGCTTCCCGGCCGGATCTGCACCGAGTTGAGCGCGATGGTGCCCGCCGACCCACCCGACACGTCGTAGCGCGCCGCGAGCCGGTAGAACGACTGGGGGTGCTGCGCCGAGTAGATGTATTCACTCGGCGTCCGGTAGATCGTGTCATTGGCCGCCACTTCGCTCGGCCGCGCGAGGCCGCGGCGCGCGAAGGGCTCGAGCGACGGGAACACCACGAAGCGGTCACGAAAGAGACGTGACCCGGGAACCGCCGCGACCAGCAGGTTCGGATCGTCGGGACGCGGCCACAGCCTGTTGTCGGCGTCGAAGCTCGCGGGGTTGTTCACCTGGGCGAGTCCAAAGAGCTGCAGGTATGTCGATGCGAAGCCGCCGGGAGGTTTCTCCTGCTCGGCGCTCGTCCCGGCCACGATGCGCAGCTGCACCGTCTCGCGGCGCAGGTCGTCGCCACCCAGGCGGTACACCGAACGGATCTCGCGCCGGAACGCCGGCTGTGCAGGGGTCACCTGCGGATCCCACACCAGGTGCGCCAACTGCGTCTTGCCGGTCTCGAACTCGAGGTCCGGCGTCCCGCCAAGCCGGGCAATCGTGGTGTCGCGGCCGGCCACCGTAAAGCGATACGCGACCACCAGTCGCTCGTTGTTGAGCGACAGCGGCCGCACGAGCGCGAGCCACAGGAGCGACGGGTCGATGTAGTAGTCCACGCCCTCGCGCAGGAGTTCGTAGACCTGGCCGCTGCGCGAGAGCGGATCACCAATCAGCTGGAAGCGCGGGCCATTGGGGTTGGGCGGCTGGCCCCCGAGGATCAGGCGATACACGAACATGCGCGTCGGCCGCACCGTGTCTGGCAGGGCATTCGCCAGCCGTTGCATCGCCCGGCCGTCGAGGATGTCGATGTTCGGATACTCGGCGCCCAGCAGCGTGGGGTCGATCGTGAAGAAGAATCGTCGCGGCTCGATCTGGTAGTCCTCGATCTCGCGCTGCTCCGTGCGAATCGTGCCGGCGCCGACGTGAAACACCTGGTCACGGATCACGTTGCCCTTCTGCTGCGCGGCGATCGCGGTAACGCCCACCGGTCCGAACCGCGCGGCCGCCTGCAACCCGAAGTTGCCACTCGGAATCCCGGCCGTAATGAAGCGCGACGGCGCCGGCGTGAAGAACACGTTGCCGACTTCCACTTGCTGCAGGATGTCCTTCTCCTTTCCGCGGTACGACAGCGAAATCGTGTTCGACCCGTCGAACTCGCGCTGAGAGTCGTAGTCCACGTCCACGTTCGTGCGGTCCGTGAACCCGCCGCTCGACCGCAGGTTGAACTGCGCATCGAGGGCCGGCGTGTAGGGCGCGCGACAACTGAACCCGGCGCGAAAGAGCACACTCGTGGCGCAGCGCTCGTTCTTCGTCTGCTGCGCCTTGGCCTCGAGTCGGGTGTTCAGTTCGATCCGCAGATCGCTGAGGGCGGCCAGGCGATCACGGAGACGGTGGGCCAGCGAGTCCACGGCCCCGTCGCGCCCGCGCGCCCGAGCCGAATCCCGGGGCGAGGCCACCCGTGCCGAGTCGCGGCGGGGTGACTGCGCCCCGAGCGCGGGCACGACCCCCACAGCAACCGCCAGCCACACGCCGGCACTGCGGCGTATTACCTGCCGGGCCAAGCCCATCATGCCGCCAGGGAGGGCTTGAAGGCGGCGCTGACGCTCAGCGGCTCGTTTCGCACCAATCGCAGGGGGCAGGGGTAGAAGCCCCCCGACCGTCGTCGGTGGCTCCGGGGTGGAAGCTATATTGCCGGGGCTGCGGGGAGCCCGAGAAACGCGTGAAAATACTCCACAAGTACGTCCTTCGAGAGCATCTGGGACCCTTACTGTTCGCCGTCTCGGCGCTCACGTCCCTGATGCTGCTCAACTACATCGCCAAGCGTCTTGGGGACCTCGTCGGCAAGGGGCTCTCCTGGCAGGTGGTCACCGAGTTCTTCCTCCTGTCCCTGCCCTTCACCGTGGCCATGACGCTGCCGATGGCCGTGCTGGTCGCTGTGCTCTACGCGTTCTCACGCCTGGCCGCCGAGAACGAGATCACGGCCATGAAGGCGAACGGCGTCTCCATGCGCCGGATCATGCTCCCCGTGCTCGGCTGGGGTTTCGTGTTCACGCTCGGCATGATCGCGTTCAACGATCGCATCCTCCCGCTGACCAACCACCGGCTGCGGACGTTGCAGGCCGACATCGCCCGAAAGAAGCCTTCGTTCGCCATTCGGGAGCAGATCATCAACGAGGTGTCACCGGGACAGTTCTTTCTGCGCACCAACCATCTCGATCCCGCCACCAACAAGATGCGGGACGTCACCATCTACGACCTCAGCGACGTCCTGCGCCGTCACACCATTTACGCCGATAGCGGCGAGATGGCCTTTGCCGGCAACGGAAACGACCTCAAGCTCACGCTGTACAACGGCTTCATCCAGGAAGTCCCCAAGGAAGAGCCGACCAAGATGCAGCGGCTCTACTATCTCGTGGACGAGATTCGCGTGAAAGGCGTCGCCAACGCGTTCGAGCGTGATTCGAGCGACACCTACAAGAGCGATCGCGAGATGTCGGTGTGCGAGCTGCAGGGCGAGGTGGCGCGCGCCGAACAGGACTTCTTTCGCGCGCGCGAGCGCTATGATCGCGCCCTCGAGGTCGCGCGCAAGAATCCCAATGGACACGTGGAAGTCGTGACCAACGCGACCGCGCCGACACCGGACCAACGTGCCCCGCGTCGCGCACGCGTGGGATCCCTCGGCCGATCGTACTGCGATGCCATGCAGCTCGTCGATACGCTCGCCGTTCCCTGGGTCAGGCGACAGGCGCAACGCGTGGCCATGGCCGTGTTGCCCGGGACCGCATACGCGCAGTCCTCGCAGGGGCAGGATACCGTGAAAGCGCGTCAGGATTCGGTGCGCCGAGCCGACTCCCTCAAGGCGGCGCAGCGCGTCGACTCGCTGCGTGCCGACAGCGCAAGCGCCCGTCGCGATTCGACCGCCCTGGTACCGCCGGTGGTTCCGGGGGCCATGCCGCCCACGACGATCCCGGGCCTCATAGTCACACCGCAGGGCGACACCATCTACCCCGGCGTGTCCGCGCCTCCGACCGCCGTCATGCCCGATCCGCTGGGGATCGCGCCGTCGACCGGACTCGCCCCCACCGTCCCGGCTTCTGTCGAGATGGAGACCGCACGCAGTGAGATGCTTCGCTGGCGCGCACAGATCAATCAGTACGCGGTGGAGATCCACAAGAAGTTCGCGATCTCCGCGGCATGCACCGTGTTTGTGCTGCTGGGCGCGCCGCTCGCGCTTCGGTTCCCGCGAGGCGGCGTGGGGCTCGTGATCGGCGTGAGCCTCATCGTGTTTGCGCTGTACTACGTTGGGCTCATCGCCGGAGAGTCGTTGTCCGATCGCGACATCCTGCCGCCCTCGCTGTCGATGTGGGCGGCCAACATTGTGTTCACGCTGGCCGGGCTGATCCTGGTGGCGCGCATGGAGCGCGACGGCGGCACCGCGCGCGGCGCCGATGCGTCGGAGATGTTTGGGGCCCTGCGCCGGTTTGGCCGGCGACTCGCGTTCCGCAAGGGGGACGCCTGATGCTGCGTTGGTTCCTGCGCCCCCTCGATCGCTACGTGCTGACCGAATGGGGAAAGATCTTTCTCGGCACCTCGCTCGGCTTCCCGCTGATTGTCACGATCTTCGATCTCACCGACAATCTCGACAAGTACCTCAACCGGGCATTGTCACCGAAAACCATCGCGTTGAGCTACGCGTACTGGTTCCCGGAGTCGATGCTCCTCGTGCTGCCGGCGGCCGTGCTGTTTGCGACCGTGTTCTCGATCGGCGCCTTTTCACGACACTCCGAACTCACGGCCGCCAAGGCATCGGGCGTCTCGTTCCATCGCTTCACGCTGCCGATCGTATTTGGCGCGTGCTTCGCGTCCGCGGTGGCCCTTGGGCTGAGCGAGTTTGTGCCGCGCTTCAACAAGCGGAGGAGCGAACTGCTGCAGGAGCGCAAGTTCACCACCGGGAACGAACGCTACAACTTTGCGTTTGCCGCCGAGCGTGGACGTGTGTACCGGGCCACGATGCTCAACGTGGAACGGGGCTACCTGGAGGGCCTGGAGATCGAGCGCAAGGGGCTGGAGTCCGACTCCACCTATCCCACGTGGATCCTCTCGGCCAACAACGCCATGTACCACCAGGGGTCCGGGTGGATGGTGCGAGAGGGCGCGTTCCACGTGGTACCGGAGCGCGGACGCAACCTCGCGATCAAGTTTGATTCCCTGCGCGATCG encodes the following:
- the sprA gene encoding cell surface protein SprA encodes the protein MDSLAHRLRDRLAALSDLRIELNTRLEAKAQQTKNERCATSVLFRAGFSCRAPYTPALDAQFNLRSSGGFTDRTNVDVDYDSQREFDGSNTISLSYRGKEKDILQQVEVGNVFFTPAPSRFITAGIPSGNFGLQAAARFGPVGVTAIAAQQKGNVIRDQVFHVGAGTIRTEQREIEDYQIEPRRFFFTIDPTLLGAEYPNIDILDGRAMQRLANALPDTVRPTRMFVYRLILGGQPPNPNGPRFQLIGDPLSRSGQVYELLREGVDYYIDPSLLWLALVRPLSLNNERLVVAYRFTVAGRDTTIARLGGTPDLEFETGKTQLAHLVWDPQVTPAQPAFRREIRSVYRLGGDDLRRETVQLRIVAGTSAEQEKPPGGFASTYLQLFGLAQVNNPASFDADNRLWPRPDDPNLLVAAVPGSRLFRDRFVVFPSLEPFARRGLARPSEVAANDTIYRTPSEYIYSAQHPQSFYRLAARYDVSGGSAGTIALNSVQIRPGSERLALEGRALVKGVDYEIDYELGRVVLLRPDTLARVTRRLVVRYEENPLFATVPTSILGVSSLWNFGSGHLAFTAISQSQRTTFTRPSLGLEPQAAVVAGLSGVIGWELPRLSRLLFRPRDPTAPPPTTRLDVTAEVAVSQPRQRKGQQAYIFDFDNEGSVNVNLLDAQWLLGSQPALGRVLGARVGASTLDTMRATSLAWQNSGTGLDGRLVQFTIQDIDPQAALAGTGIAAVEQILWLSLYPLSIGGKYDATRNRYAWQTGSTLGGRRWRSIRTTFGVAGSGIDLSRGEHLEFWTLVDTSAVRRGRNPTLVFDFGDPSENTVAVGPDSVVVSGADSLYLGRHLEGYDRLDSERDPFSRAFNADVNDLGLAGDVIERLLVVRPPEPVVHSNVAICTVGRSRTRPLGDNQGNCTAHNGRLDEEDIDQDNALNFSAAERENERVRRFVVNLADTRAYTRVGKCGAVVRDVNGGIPADARLCWVHVRLPFGTPTDSTGGGPAIRRIRALRLTVVSGEQLDDAAFSMTPIARLRVAGAPWLKRADRPIEGVAGTRTSLTGTVIASTIGTQDRDTTRGIFYESPPGVTDAPDQSSSVFGSQQQQVNERSLRLLSTQLQVGARAEAFFRFPEGQRSFMGYRELRLWARGRGRGWGQVSDLQVFVKLGRDADNFYLYRAPASSGTTRAAWEPEVRVRFDRFYALRARLQEAFLRGDSTSSTCTGVDSVIIARSAPPMGLRARRLAACEDGYMVYTVDPAVTPPNLAAVQELAVGIIRVDSLRGTDPLFPADTAEVWVDDIRLADLVSTIGYAGEVSATLSAGDVGSLRVSMRRRDPNFRQLGEAPSFLTNDDLEVSATWRLDRSLPPGLGLAIPLTISHRASHAGPEFLTRSDIRGASVAGLRSPRERSTSIGINVRRTEAEGPWYLAALNNVVVDGSATLASHRTEYQDAALRDMRFGFDVASTGFFDTPAAPRPDAGGIPLNLLGATTMLRLSPSYVRVTSSLVSADDRRSAFLKPADAADDAETRVTSDQTLWQSSSVLEWKLLPAVTARWDVATVHDLRSYDGSSPNALAARRERGSLLGVDVGLERERTMTSSVTFAPAVQAWIRPRLALGSTYGMLRDPNNRSLAVSSDDPLGAPPALVRRTGNTQYLTAAATIDPGLGIGAWLGDSSAWARMARVIRPFDVTVTRNQLASYDGVPVAPGLGFQFGLGPVDGFRSLRGFVAANAGASTDYVVTNAFALGGGVSITQRAQRTVSRHWNRRGEDRTTRIEGEQQVFPDVALRWSGLPLALRGMFTSLGLTARALRARQEWTTPSDLRLASSEVRRSEQFSVPLTGNLVTVWGNVALSGTYAWSRRVDSLPGSLAKGRSSDLVTDIAKSFGLPAAWGLHSPLRARLSYQETLAENFVSNAAVVGARSRLTDNGRRAFNLNFDTDLSETMQFSLQASRVATFDRNFNRRIVQNILTAVFQMQFFAGASR